A stretch of Merismopedia glauca CCAP 1448/3 DNA encodes these proteins:
- a CDS encoding type II toxin-antitoxin system VapC family toxin gives MTFQLVVSKHFQPERIVKPALIDTDILSRFFRGHLEVVANFQAYLREYSTINLSIVTYYEILSGLKHRDAQKQLSLFLRFADQNTVLPLTQESVTISAELYANLRRNGTPVDDIDLLIAGVAIAHNLVLVTHNLRHFGRISQLECQDWSQN, from the coding sequence ATGACATTTCAACTCGTCGTCAGCAAGCATTTTCAACCAGAGAGAATCGTGAAACCAGCGCTAATTGATACCGATATTCTCTCAAGGTTTTTTCGCGGACATCTGGAGGTCGTAGCTAATTTTCAAGCATATTTGCGCGAATACTCGACGATAAATTTGAGCATCGTCACCTACTACGAAATCCTCAGTGGTCTAAAACACCGCGATGCTCAAAAGCAATTGTCTCTATTCTTAAGGTTTGCCGACCAAAACACAGTTTTACCGCTCACCCAAGAATCAGTTACCATTTCCGCCGAACTCTACGCTAACTTGCGACGAAATGGTACTCCTGTAGATGATATTGACCTCCTGATTGCTGGAGTCGCTATAGCTCACAATCTTGTCCTTGTTACCCATAATCTGCGCCATTTTGGTCGTATTTCTCAGTTGGAATGCCAAGATTGGAGCCAGAATTAA
- a CDS encoding single-stranded DNA-binding protein: MNHVSLVGRVGQMPETRYFESGSVKTTFSVAVKPPYKSDSFLLLNE, translated from the coding sequence ATGAATCACGTTTCTTTGGTCGGTAGAGTCGGACAAATGCCAGAAACTCGCTACTTTGAGTCTGGTTCCGTTAAAACCACCTTTTCCGTCGCTGTCAAACCACCATATAAAAGCGATAGTTTCTTACTCTTGAATGAGTGA